A genomic stretch from Thermodesulfobacteriota bacterium includes:
- a CDS encoding segregation/condensation protein A has product MASPAPAEGILFGEGQTYKVRLEGFEGPLDLLLHLIRRHRYDIYDIPIARILEEYLGALEVIRELDLDLAGEFLVMAATLAEIKSRMLLPVPEEPAEEEGEDPRAELVRRLVEYERMREAALQLGDRPQLGRDVFARTWRAAELDELELPEAPLELDLYQLLLAFKGLLETASEDFVHEVVRQRVSIQEAIQEVLDRFQGLPAGMGLSFPELFPARPSRSRVVATFLALLELVRLRAIRVVQAVPFGEIRVYAVPGEDGEPVQESSRADRTARRA; this is encoded by the coding sequence ATGGCCAGCCCTGCCCCGGCGGAGGGCATCCTCTTCGGGGAAGGGCAGACCTACAAGGTGCGTCTCGAGGGGTTCGAGGGGCCGCTGGACCTCTTGTTGCACCTGATTCGCAGGCACCGGTACGACATCTACGACATCCCCATCGCCCGCATCCTCGAAGAGTACCTGGGGGCGCTTGAGGTGATCCGGGAGCTCGACCTGGACCTCGCCGGCGAGTTCCTCGTGATGGCGGCCACCCTGGCGGAGATCAAGTCGCGCATGCTCCTGCCCGTTCCGGAGGAGCCGGCCGAGGAGGAGGGCGAAGACCCCCGGGCGGAGCTCGTGCGCCGGCTCGTGGAGTACGAGCGGATGCGCGAGGCGGCCTTGCAGCTCGGAGACCGCCCCCAGCTCGGCCGCGACGTCTTCGCCCGCACCTGGCGGGCGGCGGAGCTCGACGAGCTCGAGCTCCCCGAGGCCCCCCTGGAGCTCGATCTCTACCAGCTCCTCCTGGCCTTCAAGGGTCTTCTGGAGACGGCCTCCGAGGACTTCGTCCACGAGGTGGTGCGCCAGCGGGTCTCGATCCAGGAGGCCATCCAGGAGGTGCTCGACCGCTTCCAGGGCCTGCCTGCGGGGATGGGCCTGAGCTTTCCGGAGCTCTTCCCCGCGCGGCCCTCCCGGAGCCGGGTGGTGGCCACCTTCCTCGCCCTCCTGGAGCTGGTGCGGCTGCGGGCCATCCGGGTGGTGCAGGCGGTCCCCTTCGGGGAGATCCGCGTGTACGCCGTGCCCGGGGAGGACGGAGAGCCTGTGCAGGAATCTTCGCGAGCAGACCGGACTGCCAGGCGCGCATGA
- the uvrB gene encoding excinuclease ABC subunit UvrB yields MGSFRLVTDFVPSGDQPQAIDALTRGIEEGRAHQVLLGVTGSGKTFTVANVVARTQRPTLVLAPNKTLAAQLFAEFKGLFPQNAVEYFVSYYDYYQPEAYLPQQDLYIEKDSSINDRIDRLRHAATHALLTRRDVLIVASVSCIYGLGDPEAYREMILYLEEGLTVDRDAVLRKLVDLQYQRNDLDFHRGTFRVRGDVVEIFPAYEDEHAIRVELFGDEVEQISLVDPLRGRRLGRMKSVLVPPASHYVTPKETLDRAIGTIQVELGERLAGLKAQGRLVEAQRLEQRTLFDIEMLEEMGFCTGIENYSRHLTGRAPGEPPPTLLDYFPEDFLLVVDESHVTLPQVGGMYRGDRSRKETLVEFGFRLPSALDNRPLRFDEFEKRVTQALYVSATPSRYELEKAGGEIVEQIIRPTGLVDPHMEIRPARTQVDDLLEEIRATAERGERVLVTTLTKRMAEDLTRYYAELGVKTCYLHSDIDTLERVKIIRELRQGTHDVLIGINLLREGLDIPEVSLMAILDADKEGFLRSETSLIQTSGRAARNLGGRVILYADQVTGSIRRAVDECGRRREIQLAYNREHGITPESVKKRIDDVLSSVYEMDYVTVPLAAEEEAPFRTPAEAEREIERLRRKMLEAASSLEFEEAARLRDEIKALQEWEMKLFPDAAPGAG; encoded by the coding sequence ATGGGTTCCTTCCGCCTCGTCACCGATTTCGTCCCCAGCGGCGACCAGCCCCAGGCCATCGACGCCCTGACTCGGGGCATCGAGGAGGGGCGCGCGCACCAGGTGCTCCTGGGGGTGACGGGGTCGGGGAAGACCTTTACCGTGGCCAACGTGGTGGCGCGCACCCAGCGGCCCACCCTGGTGCTCGCCCCCAACAAGACCCTGGCGGCCCAGCTCTTTGCCGAGTTCAAGGGGCTCTTCCCCCAGAACGCGGTCGAGTACTTCGTCAGCTACTACGACTACTACCAGCCCGAGGCCTACCTCCCCCAGCAGGACCTCTACATCGAGAAGGACTCCTCCATCAACGACCGCATCGACCGGCTGCGCCACGCGGCGACCCACGCGCTGCTCACCCGGCGCGACGTGCTGATCGTGGCGAGCGTGTCGTGCATCTACGGGCTGGGGGACCCGGAGGCCTACCGGGAGATGATCCTCTACCTGGAAGAGGGTCTCACGGTGGACCGGGACGCGGTGCTCCGCAAGCTCGTGGACCTCCAGTACCAGCGTAACGACCTGGATTTCCACCGGGGCACCTTCCGGGTGCGGGGCGACGTGGTGGAGATCTTCCCGGCCTACGAGGACGAGCACGCCATCCGGGTGGAGCTCTTCGGCGACGAGGTGGAGCAGATCTCGCTTGTCGATCCCCTGCGGGGCCGGCGCCTGGGGAGGATGAAGAGCGTGCTGGTGCCCCCCGCCTCCCACTACGTGACCCCCAAGGAGACCCTGGACCGGGCCATCGGGACGATCCAGGTGGAGCTGGGGGAGCGTCTGGCCGGGCTCAAGGCCCAGGGCAGGCTCGTGGAGGCCCAGCGGCTGGAGCAGCGTACCCTCTTCGACATAGAGATGCTGGAAGAAATGGGCTTTTGCACCGGCATCGAGAACTACTCCCGCCACCTAACGGGGCGGGCCCCGGGGGAACCCCCGCCCACGCTGCTGGATTACTTCCCCGAGGACTTCCTCCTGGTGGTGGACGAGAGCCACGTGACGCTGCCCCAGGTGGGGGGCATGTACCGGGGGGACCGCTCCCGCAAGGAGACCCTGGTGGAGTTCGGCTTCCGGCTCCCCTCGGCGCTCGACAACCGGCCCCTTCGCTTCGACGAGTTCGAGAAGCGGGTAACCCAGGCCCTCTACGTCTCGGCCACCCCGTCGCGCTACGAGTTGGAGAAGGCCGGGGGCGAGATCGTGGAGCAGATCATCCGGCCCACCGGGCTGGTGGACCCGCACATGGAGATCCGCCCGGCGCGCACCCAGGTGGACGACCTCCTGGAGGAGATCCGCGCCACCGCCGAGCGGGGCGAGCGGGTGCTCGTGACCACGCTCACCAAGCGCATGGCCGAAGACCTGACCCGGTACTACGCCGAGCTCGGGGTGAAGACCTGCTACCTCCACTCCGACATCGACACCCTGGAGCGGGTGAAGATCATCCGCGAGCTCCGGCAGGGCACCCACGACGTGCTCATCGGGATCAACCTGCTGCGCGAGGGGCTCGACATCCCCGAGGTCTCCCTCATGGCCATCCTCGACGCAGATAAGGAGGGGTTTCTGCGCAGCGAGACGAGCCTCATCCAGACTTCCGGACGGGCGGCCCGCAACCTGGGGGGCAGGGTGATCCTGTACGCGGACCAGGTCACGGGCTCGATCCGGCGGGCGGTGGACGAGTGTGGCCGCCGGCGCGAGATCCAGCTCGCCTACAACCGGGAGCACGGCATCACCCCCGAGTCGGTGAAGAAGCGCATCGACGACGTCCTCTCCTCGGTCTACGAGATGGACTACGTCACCGTCCCCCTGGCGGCCGAGGAGGAAGCCCCCTTCCGCACGCCGGCCGAGGCCGAGCGGGAGATCGAGCGCCTGCGCCGGAAGATGCTGGAAGCGGCGTCTTCCCTGGAGTTCGAGGAGGCCGCCCGACTCCGCGACGAGATCAAGGCCCTCCAGGAGTGGGAGATGAAGCTCTTCCCCGACGCCGCGCCCGGGGCGGGGTAG
- a CDS encoding pseudouridine synthase, which produces MTPERLQKILAGRGLCSRREAEGWIAAGRVRVNGEVVRELGAKADPGADRIEVDGQPLPEEERRFVVVLNKPAGYVTTVRDPHAERTVMELLGRVRGRVYPVGRLDRDSRGVLLLTNDGELAHELLHPSRQAEKVYEVTAAGDLGDEALARLSSGVELEDGPTAPARVWGARPTASGVRFRMGLVEGRKRQIRRMVQALGGHVVELVRVSVGPITADGLAEGAWRYLKPDEVEALRRGDPPQAPKGAGTRRGGKRTERAGAAGLPDKRRASDGKTQRSKGTTARASQRHRPGRR; this is translated from the coding sequence TTGACACCTGAAAGACTCCAGAAGATCCTGGCCGGCCGCGGCCTGTGCTCCCGGCGGGAGGCCGAGGGGTGGATCGCCGCCGGCCGCGTGCGCGTGAACGGCGAGGTGGTGCGGGAGCTCGGCGCCAAGGCCGACCCCGGGGCCGACCGCATCGAGGTGGACGGGCAGCCCCTCCCCGAGGAGGAGCGGCGGTTCGTGGTCGTTCTCAACAAGCCGGCCGGGTACGTCACCACGGTGCGCGACCCCCACGCCGAGCGCACGGTCATGGAGCTCCTGGGCCGGGTGCGCGGCCGCGTCTACCCGGTGGGGCGGCTGGACCGCGATTCCCGTGGCGTGCTGCTGCTCACCAACGACGGCGAGCTGGCCCACGAGCTCCTCCACCCCAGCCGCCAGGCGGAGAAGGTCTACGAGGTCACGGCCGCCGGCGACCTGGGCGACGAAGCCCTGGCCCGGTTGTCCTCGGGCGTGGAGCTCGAAGACGGCCCGACGGCGCCGGCGCGGGTCTGGGGAGCTCGGCCCACCGCGAGCGGCGTGCGTTTTCGCATGGGGCTCGTGGAGGGCCGCAAGCGCCAGATCCGGCGCATGGTGCAGGCCCTGGGGGGTCACGTGGTGGAGCTGGTTCGGGTGTCGGTGGGCCCGATCACTGCTGACGGGCTGGCCGAGGGCGCCTGGCGCTACCTCAAGCCCGACGAGGTGGAGGCCCTGCGGCGCGGCGATCCGCCCCAGGCGCCCAAGGGTGCCGGGACGAGGCGCGGCGGCAAACGAACGGAGCGTGCCGGCGCAGCCGGTCTGCCCGACAAGAGAAGGGCGTCCGATGGGAAGACCCAGCGATCCAAGGGCACAACTGCAAGAGCTTCGCAGCGCCATCGACCGGGTCGACGCTGA
- the pheA gene encoding prephenate dehydratase, whose translation MGRPSDPRAQLQELRSAIDRVDAELLRLLNERARLALGVGEVKKEQGAAFYAPGREEDLVRRLEEANTGPFPSAAIRPVWKEIISASLSLEHPLSVAYLGPPATFTHQACLKQFGLSAQYRPVRTIAEVFDVVEKGKAPYGVIPIENTTEGVVSYTLDMFLNSELKIVAEVMLRVTHNLLSQSGRREDVGRIYSHPQALAQCRRWLEENFPDTPVLDASSTAQAAKIAAEDPQAAAVAGELAGNLYGLRPVEARIEDHPNNYTRFLVVGREIPDRSGRDKTSVLFAVRDEAGALYRMLQAFYDNGVNLTKIESRPMKQKAWEYVFFVDCDGHVADPEVGRALDDLRARCLFVKVLGSYPKAQLPA comes from the coding sequence ATGGGAAGACCCAGCGATCCAAGGGCACAACTGCAAGAGCTTCGCAGCGCCATCGACCGGGTCGACGCTGAGCTCCTGCGGCTCCTCAACGAGAGGGCCCGGCTGGCCCTGGGCGTGGGGGAGGTCAAGAAGGAACAGGGCGCCGCCTTCTACGCCCCGGGGCGCGAGGAAGACCTGGTGCGCCGCCTCGAGGAGGCAAACACGGGCCCCTTCCCCAGCGCGGCCATCCGGCCCGTGTGGAAGGAGATCATCTCCGCTTCCCTCTCCCTGGAGCATCCCCTCAGCGTCGCCTACCTGGGTCCGCCGGCCACCTTCACCCACCAGGCGTGCCTCAAACAGTTCGGGCTCTCCGCCCAGTACCGCCCGGTGCGCACCATCGCCGAGGTCTTCGACGTGGTGGAGAAGGGCAAGGCGCCCTACGGGGTCATCCCCATCGAAAACACCACCGAGGGGGTGGTGAGCTACACCCTCGACATGTTCCTCAACTCGGAGCTCAAGATCGTGGCCGAGGTCATGCTCCGGGTGACCCACAACCTGCTCAGCCAGAGCGGCCGGCGCGAGGACGTGGGCCGCATCTACTCCCACCCCCAGGCCCTGGCCCAGTGCCGCCGGTGGCTCGAGGAGAACTTCCCCGACACCCCGGTCCTCGACGCCTCCTCCACGGCCCAGGCGGCCAAGATCGCCGCCGAGGACCCCCAGGCCGCCGCCGTGGCCGGGGAGCTGGCGGGGAACCTCTACGGCCTGCGCCCCGTGGAGGCCCGCATCGAGGATCACCCCAACAACTACACCCGGTTCCTCGTGGTGGGCCGCGAGATCCCCGACCGGAGCGGCCGGGACAAGACCTCCGTGCTGTTTGCCGTGCGCGACGAGGCGGGCGCCCTCTACCGCATGCTCCAGGCCTTCTACGACAACGGCGTGAACCTCACCAAGATCGAGTCGCGCCCCATGAAGCAGAAGGCCTGGGAGTACGTCTTCTTCGTGGACTGCGACGGCCACGTGGCCGACCCCGAGGTGGGCCGCGCCCTGGATGACCTGCGCGCCCGCTGCCTGTTCGTCAAGGTGCTGGGGTCCTACCCGAAGGCCCAGTTGCCGGCGTGA
- a CDS encoding site-2 protease family protein, which translates to MPELWPLLRQVVIVAVPLLLALTLHEAAHAYAADRLGDPTPRRAGRLTLNPLAHLDAVGTLVFVLTRMIGWAKPVPVNPSYFRRPRQGMLWVALAGPAANLVLAGAFALAYHLLASAVGAGVRLGLPVDVWLFLVSVARAGVIVNLGLALFNLMPIPPLDGSRILAGVLPGGAAAAVYRLERYGMVLLLLVVFSGALDRTLYPALRVAARAFLGG; encoded by the coding sequence ATGCCCGAGCTCTGGCCCCTGCTCCGCCAGGTGGTGATCGTCGCGGTTCCCCTGCTCCTGGCATTGACGCTTCATGAGGCGGCTCACGCGTATGCGGCGGACCGGCTCGGGGATCCGACGCCCCGCCGCGCGGGGCGGCTGACGCTGAACCCCCTGGCCCACCTCGACGCGGTGGGGACGCTGGTTTTCGTGCTCACCCGCATGATCGGCTGGGCCAAACCCGTGCCGGTGAACCCCTCGTATTTCCGCAGGCCCCGCCAGGGGATGCTGTGGGTCGCCCTGGCCGGGCCCGCGGCCAACTTGGTGCTGGCGGGGGCGTTTGCCCTTGCGTACCACCTGCTCGCGTCGGCGGTGGGGGCGGGCGTGCGCCTCGGGCTCCCCGTGGACGTCTGGCTCTTCCTGGTCTCCGTGGCCCGGGCCGGAGTGATCGTCAACTTGGGCCTCGCGCTCTTCAACCTCATGCCCATCCCGCCCCTGGACGGGAGCCGCATCCTCGCGGGGGTGCTGCCGGGCGGGGCCGCGGCGGCGGTGTACCGGCTGGAGCGCTACGGGATGGTGCTCCTGCTCCTCGTGGTCTTTTCCGGCGCCCTCGACCGCACCCTCTACCCCGCGCTTCGCGTGGCGGCGCGGGCGTTCCTGGGCGGGTGA
- a CDS encoding YebC/PmpR family DNA-binding transcriptional regulator gives MAGHSKWANIKHRKGREDARRGKAFAKVAKQITVAAKLGGGDPEMNPRLRLAMDKARDVNMPKDNVERAIRKGTGEGASDTYEEASYEGYGPGGAAVLVEVLTDNRNRTVAEVRHAFSKNKGNLGENGCVSWLFEARGYLEVPREGVPEDRIMEAALEAGALDVSDGGEVWEVITEPDALHAVREVLSAAGLAVHSADLTRVPKTTVRVEGKEAEQLLRLIEMLEDSDDVQHVYANFDIDEAEMERLAAAG, from the coding sequence ATGGCAGGGCACAGCAAATGGGCGAACATCAAGCACCGAAAGGGCCGTGAAGATGCGCGCAGGGGCAAGGCCTTCGCCAAGGTGGCCAAACAGATCACCGTAGCGGCGAAGCTCGGCGGAGGGGACCCGGAGATGAACCCTCGGCTGCGCCTCGCCATGGACAAGGCCCGCGACGTCAACATGCCCAAGGACAACGTGGAGCGGGCGATCCGCAAGGGCACCGGCGAGGGCGCTTCGGACACCTACGAAGAGGCCTCCTACGAGGGGTACGGACCCGGGGGCGCGGCGGTGCTGGTGGAGGTGCTCACCGACAACCGCAACCGCACGGTGGCCGAGGTGCGCCACGCCTTCAGCAAGAACAAGGGGAACCTGGGCGAGAACGGGTGCGTCTCGTGGCTCTTCGAGGCCCGAGGCTACCTGGAGGTGCCCCGGGAAGGCGTTCCCGAGGACCGGATCATGGAGGCGGCCCTGGAGGCGGGGGCCCTGGACGTGAGCGACGGCGGCGAAGTCTGGGAGGTGATCACCGAGCCCGACGCCCTCCACGCGGTCCGGGAGGTGCTTTCCGCGGCGGGGCTCGCCGTGCACTCGGCCGACCTCACCAGGGTGCCCAAGACCACGGTGCGGGTGGAGGGCAAGGAAGCCGAGCAGCTTCTGCGGCTCATCGAGATGCTGGAAGACAGCGACGATGTGCAGCACGTGTACGCCAACTTCGACATCGACGAAGCGGAGATGGAACGTCTGGCGGCCGCCGGATGA
- the scpB gene encoding SMC-Scp complex subunit ScpB encodes MDPETLVRAVEALLFASPEPLPLSRLAEVFAPDGVEPDRVRDALGELEARCAGRGVELREVAGGYQLRTRPELAPWLARLEAPRAVRFSRAALETLAIVAYRQPVTRAELEEVRGVDCGGVLKLLLDRGLARILGKKDVPGRPLLYGTTRKFLEAFGLSSLGELPNLKDIEDLLAARGEGQAEPAGAQGLPDPACHPGCGSLDGERLDT; translated from the coding sequence GTGGACCCGGAGACCCTCGTCCGGGCCGTCGAGGCGCTGCTCTTCGCGTCCCCCGAGCCCCTGCCCCTGTCGCGTCTGGCGGAGGTCTTCGCCCCCGACGGGGTGGAGCCGGACCGGGTGCGGGACGCCCTGGGAGAGCTCGAGGCCCGGTGCGCGGGGCGGGGGGTCGAGCTTCGCGAGGTGGCGGGCGGGTACCAGCTGCGCACCCGCCCCGAGCTGGCGCCCTGGCTCGCGCGCCTCGAGGCGCCCCGGGCGGTTCGCTTCTCCCGGGCGGCCCTGGAGACCCTGGCCATCGTGGCCTACCGCCAGCCCGTGACCCGGGCCGAGCTCGAAGAGGTGCGCGGGGTCGACTGCGGCGGCGTGCTCAAACTGCTCCTCGACCGGGGTCTCGCCCGCATCCTGGGCAAGAAGGACGTGCCCGGCCGGCCGCTCCTCTACGGTACGACCCGGAAGTTCCTGGAGGCCTTTGGCCTGTCGTCTCTCGGGGAGCTGCCCAACCTCAAGGACATCGAGGACCTCCTGGCGGCGCGGGGAGAGGGGCAGGCGGAGCCGGCCGGAGCGCAAGGGCTCCCGGACCCCGCTTGTCACCCAGGCTGTGGATCGTTGGACGGAGAACGCCTTGACACCTGA
- a CDS encoding putative Ig domain-containing protein, translating into MRSFVRRGIGLGALLGAVLGLGACGDTDVGSLWGGGNRAPTVAAVAAQTVAEGQTLSIPVSAADPDGDAITLSAPNLPAFCTLTDNGNGAGAIACTPGFGDAGTYPNLSVQASDGTTTGSAGFTLTVDVGNRPPVLEVVGDQVVDEGQVLEIAVVASDADGDDLVLEAVNLPEFCVFTDNGDGTGRVACAPDFEHAGEYPGIAVEASDGTSTVSTTFVLTVNDVNRPPELEPIADQVVEEGRTLAIPLNAVDPDGNTLTLTAGNLPGFCSLTDNGDGTGAIACDPIVGDAGDYPDIAVEASDGTAAGSATFALAVTAANNPPTVAAIANQTRGEGEVFQIPVSASDPDGDTLTLSAPNLPLFCTLSDNGNGSGVVACAPDFTHAGNYEITVTASDGAAEASISFTLTVEERAPPVANAGPDQDVDEEALVVLDGSASADPDGTIASYAWVQTLGPAVGLIGDNTQNPSFEAPGVGAAGELLEFALTVTDDHGLPATDTVVVRVADVTGTVWNERTSPVSLLLKRVAWSGSRFVALSALAGTVATSADARTWEATLTGAAVPLEDVVWSPDLGLLVAVGWPVGGNAPVLTSLDGLVWTLRDSGVTSTLDAVAWSGAQFVAVGQGNAIRSADGLTWTSAPTGIADQLTGITWTGTHFVAVGGRNNPAIASSVDGVAWTNVTPVALATPLWDVAWNGTTLVAVGSAGEIWTSTDASGADWVQTVSGLPATLHGVTWTGSRFLAVGDLGLIRESPDGQTWTALDPGTTEQLIDVLETPTRILVVGGRAAPDTSVILTSP; encoded by the coding sequence ATGCGCAGCTTCGTTCGCAGGGGAATCGGGTTGGGTGCTCTGCTCGGCGCGGTCCTGGGCCTGGGTGCATGCGGGGACACGGACGTGGGGAGCCTCTGGGGCGGCGGCAACCGCGCGCCCACGGTGGCCGCCGTCGCCGCACAGACGGTGGCGGAGGGACAAACGCTCTCGATTCCCGTCAGCGCAGCGGACCCCGACGGGGATGCGATCACCCTCTCGGCCCCGAACCTTCCGGCCTTCTGTACTCTCACCGACAACGGGAACGGCGCGGGCGCCATCGCCTGTACCCCGGGGTTCGGCGACGCCGGTACCTATCCGAATCTCAGCGTGCAGGCCAGTGACGGGACGACGACGGGAAGCGCGGGGTTCACGCTGACGGTCGACGTGGGCAACCGTCCCCCCGTCCTCGAAGTGGTAGGGGACCAGGTCGTTGACGAGGGGCAGGTCCTCGAGATCGCGGTTGTCGCGTCGGATGCGGACGGCGACGACCTCGTCCTCGAGGCCGTGAACCTCCCCGAGTTCTGCGTGTTCACCGACAACGGCGACGGCACGGGCCGGGTCGCCTGCGCCCCCGATTTCGAACACGCGGGGGAGTACCCGGGCATCGCCGTGGAAGCCAGTGACGGGACGTCGACGGTCAGCACCACGTTCGTGCTCACGGTAAACGACGTAAACCGCCCCCCCGAGCTCGAACCGATTGCAGACCAGGTCGTGGAGGAGGGGCGGACCCTGGCGATCCCTTTGAACGCAGTGGATCCCGATGGGAACACGCTCACGCTCACTGCGGGGAACCTGCCCGGGTTTTGCAGCCTGACCGACAACGGGGACGGCACGGGGGCGATCGCCTGTGACCCGATCGTCGGGGATGCCGGCGACTACCCGGACATCGCCGTGGAGGCGAGTGACGGGACGGCTGCGGGAAGCGCGACGTTCGCGTTGGCCGTGACCGCGGCGAACAACCCTCCGACCGTGGCGGCCATCGCGAACCAGACGAGGGGCGAGGGCGAGGTCTTCCAGATCCCGGTGAGCGCTTCGGATCCCGACGGGGATACCCTCACTCTCTCGGCGCCGAACCTCCCCCTCTTCTGTACCCTCAGCGACAACGGCAACGGCTCCGGGGTCGTCGCCTGCGCCCCGGACTTCACCCACGCCGGCAACTACGAGATCACCGTGACCGCGAGCGACGGCGCCGCGGAGGCGAGCATCTCCTTCACCCTCACCGTGGAGGAGCGCGCGCCTCCCGTAGCGAACGCGGGGCCGGACCAGGACGTGGACGAGGAGGCCCTCGTCGTCCTCGACGGCTCGGCCAGCGCCGACCCCGACGGGACCATCGCGTCCTACGCGTGGGTCCAGACCTTGGGGCCGGCGGTGGGGCTCATCGGGGACAATACGCAGAACCCGTCCTTCGAGGCGCCGGGGGTGGGGGCGGCCGGGGAGCTCCTCGAGTTCGCGCTCACCGTTACAGACGACCACGGGCTGCCCGCGACCGACACAGTCGTGGTGCGGGTAGCGGACGTCACCGGGACGGTGTGGAACGAGCGGACTTCCCCGGTTTCTCTGCTGCTGAAGCGCGTGGCCTGGTCCGGCAGCCGCTTCGTGGCATTGAGCGCGCTGGCGGGAACGGTGGCGACCTCCGCCGACGCGCGGACCTGGGAGGCGACCCTTACCGGAGCGGCGGTTCCCCTGGAAGATGTGGTCTGGTCGCCGGACTTGGGGCTCTTGGTGGCCGTCGGCTGGCCGGTGGGGGGCAACGCGCCCGTCTTGACCTCGCTGGACGGCCTCGTCTGGACCCTTCGAGACTCCGGCGTGACCTCGACCCTGGACGCCGTGGCGTGGAGCGGGGCGCAGTTCGTGGCCGTTGGCCAGGGCAATGCGATCCGGTCCGCCGACGGCCTCACCTGGACCTCGGCTCCCACCGGGATCGCCGACCAGCTCACGGGGATCACCTGGACCGGCACGCATTTCGTGGCGGTCGGCGGCAGAAACAACCCCGCCATCGCCAGCTCGGTCGACGGGGTTGCGTGGACGAACGTGACTCCCGTCGCCCTGGCGACCCCCCTCTGGGACGTAGCCTGGAACGGAACGACCCTAGTTGCGGTGGGCTCTGCCGGAGAGATCTGGACCTCTACGGACGCGAGCGGGGCGGACTGGGTCCAGACCGTGTCCGGCCTTCCGGCGACGCTCCACGGCGTGACGTGGACGGGCTCGCGGTTCCTCGCGGTTGGCGATCTGGGGCTGATAAGGGAATCGCCAGACGGGCAGACCTGGACCGCGCTCGACCCGGGGACCACGGAACAGCTCATCGACGTGCTCGAGACCCCGACGCGCATCCTGGTCGTTGGCGGGCGAGCCGCGCCCGACACCTCGGTCATCCTGACTTCTCCGTAG
- a CDS encoding outer membrane beta-barrel protein — MRRARGWKGGAGAAWMMLAALAVWSTPAAAENWNRTIGGGGDFYQALNLNVLGGLRILDDSDWAPVDEQRQVGLELDYTAEGWLWGLGLVGTLWRSSDEESSAGVKVESTTWEFQAGLRKIWYPRRLPRLYLNGGGSYARVEADLTRGGATGTEKDSGFGGWAGGGLYWTFWDWLNLGIDARYSLVNVDLGAKSANAGGLQVSALVGWHWYEW; from the coding sequence ATGCGTCGAGCTCGAGGATGGAAAGGGGGAGCGGGGGCGGCCTGGATGATGCTCGCCGCACTGGCCGTTTGGTCCACACCCGCCGCGGCGGAGAACTGGAACCGCACGATCGGCGGCGGGGGCGACTTCTACCAGGCCCTGAACCTGAACGTCCTCGGGGGGTTGCGCATCCTCGACGATTCCGACTGGGCCCCCGTGGACGAGCAGCGCCAGGTGGGGCTGGAGCTCGACTACACGGCCGAGGGCTGGCTGTGGGGGCTAGGCCTGGTGGGCACGCTCTGGCGGTCCTCAGACGAGGAGTCCTCTGCCGGGGTGAAGGTGGAGAGCACCACCTGGGAGTTCCAGGCGGGCCTGCGCAAGATCTGGTACCCCCGCAGGCTGCCGCGCCTCTACCTCAACGGCGGCGGGTCCTACGCGCGGGTCGAGGCGGACCTGACCCGGGGCGGAGCTACTGGAACCGAAAAGGATTCCGGATTCGGCGGCTGGGCGGGGGGCGGCCTCTACTGGACCTTCTGGGACTGGCTCAACCTCGGGATCGACGCCCGGTACAGCCTGGTGAACGTGGATCTCGGGGCAAAGAGCGCCAACGCCGGAGGCCTCCAGGTGAGCGCCCTGGTGGGCTGGCACTGGTACGAGTGGTAG